A part of Aegilops tauschii subsp. strangulata cultivar AL8/78 chromosome 2, Aet v6.0, whole genome shotgun sequence genomic DNA contains:
- the LOC141040738 gene encoding uncharacterized protein has product MTLRSWNCRGLRQPRTVQELVCLVHTYKPKLVFLSETRRKNKFVSSLRWRLGLKHCIIQPGVGKGAGLALFYDESVEIIKLAVGLRYIDVLIRLNQHGPQWRGTFVYGEPKSHERHHIWNVLRIIKTVSNAPWFAIGDFNETLCQSEHFSATKRSEKNMANFCDTLSDCGLFDLGFKGPAWTYDNKQEGRKNVRARLDRGVASATWSDIFRKASVENICSSRSDHLPLLVRFGPRMEWRPTTEKRIPAFRYEYMWERVDSLSASIESSWKKNGRPETVGNEGFRFDLKGYCCDPKGKHHLMENQFNTHCAYKLDLAKAYDRVDWRYLEEVLGKIGFCQKWIKWTMECVTSVRFSVKCNGEHLEFFKPSRRLPQGDPLSPYLFLFVADGLVNLLKKEVNGGSITPIKIARNSLGISNLLFADDSMLFFKSTVEEVVAVKRVLMVFQHCTWQLLSSGKCSILFSEKCPEQVREEIKSVLEVKSVTFESKYLGLPTPEGRMKDENFQPIMDKLGKRCNIWNERFMSYAAKEVHVKSVHCPPLS; this is encoded by the exons ATGACGCTCCGAAGCTGGAACTGCCGGGGCCTCAGGCAGCCCCGGACAGTTCAGGAGCTGGTGTGCCTAGTGCACACTTACAAACCAAAGCTCGTTTTTCTTTCAGAGACACGGCGGAAGAATAAGTTTGTTAGTAGCTTGAGATGGAGGCTGGGGCTAAAGCATTGTATCATCCAGCCCGGGGTAGGAAAAGGTGCCGGATTAGCCTTGTTTTATGATGAGAGTGTTGAAATAATAAAGCTTGCTGTGGGTTTGAGATACATTGATGTGTTAATTCGTCTAAACCAACATGGGCCACAATGGAGGGGCACCTTTGTATACGGTGAACCAAAATCACATGAGCGGCACCACATCTGGAACGTCCTAAGGATAATAAAAACAGTGTCAAATGCCCCATGGTTTGCCATTGGGGATTTCAACGAAACCCTCTGCCAATCTGAACACTTTTCTGCAACAAAAAGATCAGAGAAAAACATGGCCAACTTCTGTGATACTCTTTCGGACTGTGGCCTGTTTGATCTGGGATTCAAGGGTCCAGCCTGGACATACGACAATAAACAAGAAGGGAGAAAGAATGTGAGAGCGAGGCTTGACAGAGGAGTGGCGTCTGCAACATGGAGTGATATCTTCAGAAAGGCATCAGTCGAAAACATTTGTTCCTCTAGATCAGACCATCTCCCCCTTCTCGTGCGCTTTGGTCCAAGAATGGAATGGAGACCGACCACGGAGAAGCGTATACCTGCTTTCCGCTATGAGTACATGTGGGAGCGGGTGGATTCCCTGTCTGCCTCGATTGAGTCTTCATGGAAGAAAAACG GCAGACCTGAGACAGTGGGCAACGAAGGATTTCGGTTCGATCTTAAAGGATACTGCTGCGATCCAAAAGGAAAACATCATCTTATGGA GAATCAGTTCAACACCCACTGTGCTTACAAGCTGGATTTGGCAAAGGCTTATGACCGGGTTGACTGGAGGTACCTAGAGGAGGTCTTGGGTAAAATCGGGTTCTGTCAGAAATGGATTAAATGGACCATGGAATGTGTGACATCGGTCAGGTTCTCAGTGAAATGCAATGGAGAGCACTTGGAATTCTTTAAACCATCTAGAAGGCTGCCACAAGGTGACCCTCTCAGCCCctatttgtttctttttgttgCTGATGGGTTGGTTAATTTGCTAAAGAAGGAAGTGAATGGAGGAAGCATCACGCCGATCAAAATTGCTAGAAATAGTCTGGGCATATCCAACTTGCTATTCGCAGACGATAGTATGCTGTTCTTCAAGAGCACGGTGGAGGAAGTGGTCGCTGTCAAGAGAGTTCTAATGGTGTTTCAGCACTGTACATGGCAACTGCTCAGCTCGGGCAAGTGTTCAATACTCTTTAGTGAAAAATGTCCAGAACAAGTGCGAGAGGAAATCAAATCGGTGTTAGAAGTTAAATCTGTCACTTTTGAGAGCAAATATTTGGGACTCCCGACGCCTGAAGGAAGGATGAAAGATGAAAATTTTCAACCGATTATGGACAAGCTGGGAAAGAGATGCAATATTTGGAATGAAAGGTTCATGTCATATGCAGCAAAAGAGGTCCATGTCAAGTCCGTCCACTGCCCACCTTTGTCATGA